TAGAGGTTCTTGTCCGTCAAAATtcgtttttaaaaaatgttctaATAAAATTTTACTTTATACACGCATGGAAATATCGAAATGAAATAATTCTTtagatttttcctttttcttaaaCCCTCTAATCTAGATTTCTACTCCATATGGAGCCCATGAATGTGTCCACTCTTTTGAAAAGTGTATTAATTGTTTAGTTCATGAAATGCAGACAATTTTTCTGCCCGTAGTAGGCCTGGTTGATCCTGATAAGTTGAAGCCTGGTGATCTGGTTGGAGTAAACAAAGACAGTTATCTCATCTTGGACACTTTGCCATCTGAGTATGATTCTCGAGTGAAAGCTATGGAGGTTGATGAAAAACCGACTGAAGACTATAATGATATCGGTGGCTTGGAGAAACAGGCAAGCTTATCCCCCTAGGGTCGGTTAATAAGAAACAAATTCTTTTTTTCAGGCATATTTTGTTCTCACTGATTATTTTGTAGTTAACTATTCAATTATTTGTAAATAATGTTTAATTGCTTATAAGGCTGGACTTAACCTATGTTGTCTTTGGAGGTCTTGGCAGATGCTTTATTTCAAGAGACCACCAACTTGCTTGATAAAGCAAAATTTAATAGCATTAATTGATACTGACAAATGAAAGTTACTTTTTATGATTTGAGATGAAGATGTTTTACTAATactatttgattttttatgttGCTGCAGATTCAAGAATTGGTTGAGGCAATTGTATTGCCCATGACACACCAAGAGAGATTTCAAAAATTGGGAATTCGTCCACCGAAAGGAGTCCTTTTATATGGTCCCCCTGGGACAGGGAAAACTCTTATGGCCCGTGCATGTGCCGCCCAAACTAATGCTACTTTTCTGAAGCTGGCAGGTCCGCAGCTTGTGCAGGTTGGGCATTTTCATGCTTTCTTATAAATGATCTGATGGTATATTTTCTTTAGCAGGCAATTTGTAtaatctaattttttaaaaatgctatttttactcttaaataaatattactgCATTGGTTGTTGTTGTATATTACATATTACATTTGCCATAATTGTGGTGTAATGTTTTCTTCTCTTCAATACTGAAAGGAGCACCAGATCATGGTTTGTCATCGTCTATTAGTTTGTTCTCTTAAATACTGAAGAGAGCACCAGATCATGGCTTGTTGTATGTACAAATGAATATTATACTTGAATGTACTTACTATGTCTAATCAAGATCTTACTAAGCTGTTTTAACTTAAGCAGTTTGTGCTTTAAATATTTTCAGTCTAATCTCAAAATAATAGTTTGTTCGGGTCTCGTGGCGTTGTGGTGATTCAAAAGACACTTTGGTGGGGAGTGCTCTACCTATTCTATCGCAGCCTTATGCTTTAGACATTTGATGACTCTTTCTGAGTGGGAGTAGTGTTGTTCGCTGGGTGTTAGAATTGGAAATGATTCATGTTTTAGTGGGTGGGGGTTCATACTTTCATATCAGTTACCCAGAGATTCAAATTTTGTTTCCCTAGTCGATTCATATTGAACCTAACGACAAACCAATTCCATGCACACTGTATTTTAGGTTGGTTGACGTGTTCAGCTTACTCTCCGGCCTTCTCGATTTGTGTATTTTCTCTACCCATTAGAATTTTCAGTTAAATCTTTGTCATATCTATAGCCCACATGCCTTAAAGGCTTCCCTGCTGTTGTGAAGAGAAGAGGTGAGGATCAGTAGTAAGCGCGAGTGTGTAGCTAGAAAAAATGGGTCCTAAGAGATGGATAAGGAGCTGAGAAAGTTTTGGATCAACACTGAGTAGAGCTGTTGCCTGTGGCGGTATGTATGCTGGTTGAAATGGCTAGTTGCTGTTTGGATCTAGTAGggtttttttattcattttgatGCTGACTTGTTTTCTTAAATCAATCAGTTAGTTTCCAATTCATGCTTGAGGTAGCATAAATCTGATTGGAATCCCATTTCTTTGAGGTAGCATGTTTCACACTTGCAATGTGCAACGATATTGATCTGTGATGCATCGAGTCTCTGATGTGCTCCAACTGTTGCTTGCtgcaatatttttttcttttatttcgcATGCTCTATAAAAAAGATTTTTGTGCATTTAGATGTTCATTGGGGATGGAGCAAAACTTGTTCGTGATGCTTTTCAACTTGCTAAAGAAAAGTCTCCTtgtatcatttttattgatgagattgatgcaATTGGTACAAAGCGTTTTGATAGGTAAGCACATACTTTCCCAGTAAATGTTCCATGATCTTCTCTTCTGCACTCCTAACTATTTGGGTTTTAAGGTTCTTGAGGGCTATGATGCAGTGTTGGTTACACTCACAAATTATGTGATCTTCTGCAGTGAAGTTAGTGGGGATAGAGAAGTGCAGAGGACTATGTTAGAATTGCTCAATCAGCTTGATGGTTTTAGCAGTGACGAGAGGATAAAGGTTTCTACTTTACCACTTCCATTTCCTCACTTTCATTTTACTTTGCTTTCCTTCATTTACTTTGTGATAATGAAGATTCATAAAATTAGTCTGAAGCTTACATTGAATTTGTTGACTGCATTATGATTTTTGTCTATGTTACTTATTTTGGCGTGCAACACTTTTTATTATTCAGGTGATTGCAGCAACAAATCGAGCTGATATCTTAGATCCTGCCTTAATGCGGTCTGGTCGGTTGGATCGAAAAATTGAATTACCCCATCCTACCGAGGAAGCTAGGGCTCGCATTTTGCAGGTTTATCATCCGACTTGGTAACTTTTTTTTCGAGTTTGAGTGTGTCTTGCTAGTATTGGGTGGGCATGTATATTCGAATTCTTCTTTTCCAATATGAACAGAAATTCTAACTTAAGGTTATTATCTTGTCATAGATTCACTCAAGAAAGATGAATGTTCATCCAGATGTCAATTTTGAGGAGCTTGCTCGCTCAACTGATGACTTCAATGGGGCACAACTCAAAGCTGTTTGTGTGGAAGCGGGCATGTTGGCCCTTCGTCGTGATGCCACTGAGgtaataatatttgattttatttggcTAAGTGTTTCTGTGCAAAATTGGTTTAAGATAAACTAACATTTTATACTTTTCGATTTATTAATGTGTTTCATGTATTTTCCAGGTGAACCATGAAGATTTTAATGAAGGTATAATCCAAGTTCAAGCCAAAAAGAAAGCCAGCCTAAATTACTATGCCTAGACTTTAAACAAGGTCTGGTGTCAAGCTTTTTTTGGTGCAAGATTGCCTTGGGAAAGGAAACACCGTTCCAACATCGAATTACTCCCCGGTCCGAGGCATGAATTATGAAGTTGTCTCATGTCGTCACTAACTGGCTCTTTGTTATCACACAGCGGTGAGAATGTGATTGTTTTTGTTCACTGTGCTCCAGGATGATGTATGAGTCTATTAATGAATATTTGCTTGTTTCATTTGTGGTTTATTCTTCTTAAAGTTGGTTGAATGCGAATAGATTCGATCATATTGTTCACCACAGCCCTTTAAAGCTAGGTGGTTGTGGCATGAATTTTTACGGCTTCTCGATCTGGATTTATATGACATCATATTCAGAATTGTAGATTCGATCATATTGTTCGGCTCCTCTtgaatttacttattatttatcttataataatttgttttgCGATAGGAGTAATGGATGTTAAATTTCAGTTATAGCATGTTTTGACAAACTAAGGTGAACGAGTGAGGCTAAGCTAAGGATTATGGTATTAAAATAATGTTGTGTATATCTGGTTATATTTTAGTTGATGAAACTGATGCactaatattttgtattttttagtatagatattttaattaatattaaaactattaatttaatttaatttattttttaaaatccaatAATATTGCCCTCAAGCCCCCAAAATAATCTGGTACctcaaaattaattaaagggtAAACTATAGAAAAATCTTCAACTCAAGTTTCACTTTAGGATTTTCctatataaaaatttagttgAAATTCTCCCATTttaacaaaatgaaaaaaatatctttGATTTTATAATTGGGCCAGAAATTTGATCAGAGTCgagataaaattatttcaaacatacaatgttattattaatatgtaattaaatgtttgaggatgaaatttttctcaaaaattatggATTTGAACAAATGTTCGAGATTAAATATTTACGAGACTTAttctaatattttgaaaatttaaaaaaaagagcTAACTAAGATTAGACATTAATAGCAAATATGAACACATCATAATCCTAAGGTAAAATTATGATTCAGTGTAATAGGTTCTTAGAAATATTCTCCTCTAAACTCTCtagagatcttagagaaattcaaaagaTGATACAAAACTATGATAATCAGCTATACTATGTGCACATAAAATTGAGGAAATCcttgaaaaacaagaagaaattcttggaacaaTAAAgaatattcaaacaagaatccgAACTCTAGAACAATAACCAAGTTCTTATAAAATGATCTCAAAAGGAATATTACCACCATCCTTTGGTATCAAATCCTTATTACAGTAAAGATGCAAGACCAATGTAATGCCAAAACCAATAACCGACGAAGAAAAAATTATCAGTCTGCTTAAAATtatctcagaaaagaaattaagcaGATGACAACTATAGAAATGATTGGTCTAGAAGATCTTCAAGACCTTGCGGGTCTTTTGCGAATCTTAAGGTCGTAGATCTGAAGTTGCATAAAACAGAGGGTGAACCTCCCTCAATAACTTGGTCATATTCCCATAAACAAGCAAGGAAAAATGTGGGATCTCATAATACAAATATGAGAGACCCCAAATAGATTGTCATGTAGGTGGAGAAGCACACTCGAGGGGAACAAGGTCAATgagaaatcaaatttttttgcaACAAACTCTCTACGGAAAGTCCGTTTTGGAACCAATACATCCTTATGGTATTATttttaaccttgatgtattgtatttcaaaaacagagaataTCTCATAGATGAATGGATATTGACTATGAGAATCATAACATGAACACTTAATTTCAATAAAGAATGgttcattaaaattttagaaatgaGCCTGATGGGATTTTATaatcttgaattacatgaaatCTGTTTAATggataaatatattatgttattcaatAAATATAGATAGAATTCAGGGGTCGAATAAAATATAGCAATACAACTTTTCTTCTCCAAAATTCTAAGTCCCTGGATAGAAATGCTAATTAGAGAATATTTCTCTGGCAATCCAGATACTTTGACACAAATGACCTCTATTCTTAAAGTAAAATTGGCATAATGGTGTCATATGACaacattacaaaagaattataaACGATTAAAAAGAATTAATAAACAGACTActttattttgtaaagaaaatgatcttccaacaatcaTTGGAAGTAAGCCACAGAGGCAGAAAAAGAAGAGGTTTAGATCTCATCCTTATGTCAAAAGTGGAAGAAGGCGAAGTATTTCTTAGAAACCAAAAACagtatggtctagacaaaaagTCAAATCTTACAAATATGAGTAAATAAGTGGGCCATCAAGAATTAATATGTCATCACATGCATCGAACTTAACTCGAAGCACGTGACGTACAccaacaaagaaaactttcagaagagctcaaacctgagctaatgaaagttttaaagattgtaattgctggacatgtagAGAAATATGTCATATTTCAACCAACTGTCCATAAGAGAATAAAACGCTTCGAACctgagctaatgaaagtttaaatattgtatcttttttgtttaattaaatgtATTGTTCTTCGTACTCAAACATTTTCTTTACCCG
This genomic interval from Primulina huaijiensis isolate GDHJ02 chromosome 14, ASM1229523v2, whole genome shotgun sequence contains the following:
- the LOC140957463 gene encoding 26S proteasome regulatory subunit 6A homolog isoform X1; translation: MATPMAEDNFVDDHLSSMITEDIIRASRLLDNETRVLKQESQRTNLELDSFREKIKENQEKIKLNKQLPYLVGNIVEILEMNPEEEAEEDGANIDLDSQRKGKCVVLKTSTRQTIFLPVVGLVDPDKLKPGDLVGVNKDSYLILDTLPSEYDSRVKAMEVDEKPTEDYNDIGGLEKQIQELVEAIVLPMTHQERFQKLGIRPPKGVLLYGPPGTGKTLMARACAAQTNATFLKLAGPQLVQMFIGDGAKLVRDAFQLAKEKSPCIIFIDEIDAIGTKRFDSEVSGDREVQRTMLELLNQLDGFSSDERIKVIAATNRADILDPALMRSGRLDRKIELPHPTEEARARILQIHSRKMNVHPDVNFEELARSTDDFNGAQLKAVCVEAGMLALRRDATEVNHEDFNEGIIQVQAKKKASLNYYA
- the LOC140957463 gene encoding 26S proteasome regulatory subunit 6A homolog isoform X2; the protein is MNPEEEAEEDGANIDLDSQRKGKCVVLKTSTRQTIFLPVVGLVDPDKLKPGDLVGVNKDSYLILDTLPSEYDSRVKAMEVDEKPTEDYNDIGGLEKQIQELVEAIVLPMTHQERFQKLGIRPPKGVLLYGPPGTGKTLMARACAAQTNATFLKLAGPQLVQMFIGDGAKLVRDAFQLAKEKSPCIIFIDEIDAIGTKRFDSEVSGDREVQRTMLELLNQLDGFSSDERIKVIAATNRADILDPALMRSGRLDRKIELPHPTEEARARILQIHSRKMNVHPDVNFEELARSTDDFNGAQLKAVCVEAGMLALRRDATEVNHEDFNEGIIQVQAKKKASLNYYA